Proteins encoded by one window of Deltaproteobacteria bacterium:
- a CDS encoding molybdopterin-dependent oxidoreductase — protein MNRTLTRRGFLKATGGTAALTLLNLSFSRAATGTASADAAAGLPDPGYRGVDDLYRKQWTWDRVVKGTHYANCGYQRCAWNVYVKDGIVWREEQVAAYPQVRPELPDFNPRGCQKGACYSERMYDRSRLTVPLKRLGERGEGKWQRITWDQALAEIADKFVGAITAPEAGPGSIYWDLGSSSSNGCHALGLTRSAYLLDTPIFENTAEMGDHAPGVTTTAGKLIFTSSMDDLCYSDLILIWGGNPNYTHIPNAHFIYEARYRGAYVVCVAPDFSPSAIHTDEWVPVNIGTDAALALSMAQVIVAEKIYKPEFMAEQTDMPLLVRQDNGRFLRRSDLKSGGADDVFYVFDTAANEVIESPRRSLKLGAIKPALEGVFEVKTREGAVKVTTVFERLKVQLAGYTPEQTEKITGVKAAIVRALARRIANARACSNITQTNLGKFYHGLEMERSILLVFALAGHFGRRGAGYSAVPMLSVSGADPLNVASGKYSPKIGIALMTAKLLPEMARMKLAGYSTEMMVYHLAREDYARGNLVATALFHYQHGGLKEQYGDAKRWDPALPREFADYLAEAVEQGWQFLPKTAPRILFSVGGNTLRRVRGYHKLREHMLPKLELLVTLDWRMSNTARYSDYVLPAAGYYEKDDIAWSSGLAPFSHPTVEAVRPVGDSKTDWQFHCLLLKKIQERARARGITTYRDRHGEERRLDECYENFTFQRRFTEDNPQALLQEMLEITTNLNGIGWSELAEKGFERFSSVGTGVVHIGNSGDIEPNETIVANSWHVQQKLPWPTLTRRLQFYIDHPLYQELGETLPVHKDNPPIGGNYPLQLTGGHNRWSIHAAWRDHRKLLQLQRGVPVIYLNSADAEQRGIGDGEVVRVYNDVGEAEFQAVVSPALRPHQVIVYHAWEPFQFKNEKSYQKLLPSPLNPIQLAGGYFHLQPMVMMGQPGCSDRGTRVEVEKARPA, from the coding sequence ATGAATCGAACGCTGACTCGCAGAGGTTTTCTAAAAGCAACCGGCGGCACCGCTGCTTTGACGCTGCTCAATCTCAGCTTTAGCCGAGCAGCAACGGGCACCGCCAGCGCCGATGCGGCGGCCGGGCTCCCTGATCCCGGCTACCGTGGCGTTGATGACCTCTACCGCAAGCAATGGACTTGGGATCGGGTGGTCAAAGGCACCCATTACGCCAACTGCGGCTATCAACGCTGTGCCTGGAACGTGTACGTGAAGGACGGCATCGTCTGGCGCGAGGAACAGGTCGCGGCCTACCCGCAAGTCCGCCCCGAACTGCCTGACTTCAATCCCCGCGGTTGCCAGAAGGGTGCCTGCTACAGCGAGCGGATGTACGACCGCTCGCGCCTCACCGTGCCGCTGAAGCGCCTCGGCGAACGTGGTGAAGGCAAGTGGCAGCGCATCACCTGGGATCAGGCGCTGGCGGAAATCGCCGACAAGTTCGTCGGCGCGATCACCGCCCCCGAGGCCGGCCCCGGGTCGATCTACTGGGACCTCGGCTCCTCATCGAGCAATGGTTGCCACGCTCTCGGCCTCACGCGCAGCGCCTATCTGCTCGATACCCCGATCTTCGAGAACACCGCCGAGATGGGCGACCATGCGCCCGGCGTCACCACCACGGCCGGCAAGCTCATCTTCACCAGTTCCATGGATGACCTCTGCTACAGCGACCTGATCCTCATCTGGGGTGGCAACCCGAACTACACCCACATCCCCAACGCCCACTTCATCTACGAGGCTCGCTACCGCGGCGCCTACGTCGTCTGCGTTGCGCCCGACTTCAGCCCCTCGGCGATTCACACCGACGAATGGGTTCCGGTCAACATCGGCACCGATGCCGCCCTGGCGCTGTCGATGGCGCAGGTGATCGTCGCCGAGAAGATCTACAAGCCCGAGTTCATGGCCGAGCAGACGGACATGCCGCTGCTCGTGCGCCAAGACAACGGGCGGTTTCTACGCCGGAGCGATCTGAAGTCCGGCGGCGCGGACGATGTATTCTATGTCTTCGATACCGCAGCCAACGAAGTGATCGAGAGCCCCAGGCGCAGCTTGAAGCTCGGGGCGATCAAGCCGGCGCTGGAAGGAGTCTTCGAGGTCAAGACCCGCGAGGGCGCGGTGAAGGTCACTACGGTGTTCGAGCGACTGAAGGTTCAGCTCGCAGGGTACACCCCGGAGCAGACGGAAAAGATCACCGGGGTAAAGGCCGCCATCGTCCGTGCGCTGGCGCGGCGCATCGCCAATGCTCGGGCCTGCTCCAACATCACCCAGACCAATCTCGGCAAGTTCTACCACGGCCTGGAGATGGAGCGGAGCATCCTGCTGGTGTTCGCCCTGGCCGGTCACTTCGGCCGGCGCGGCGCCGGCTATTCCGCCGTCCCCATGCTTTCCGTCTCGGGTGCCGATCCACTCAACGTCGCCAGCGGCAAGTACTCGCCCAAGATCGGCATCGCCCTGATGACGGCCAAGCTGCTGCCCGAGATGGCGCGCATGAAGCTGGCCGGCTACTCCACCGAGATGATGGTGTATCATCTCGCGCGCGAGGATTACGCCCGCGGCAACCTGGTCGCCACCGCTCTGTTCCACTACCAGCACGGCGGCTTGAAGGAGCAGTACGGCGACGCCAAGCGCTGGGATCCTGCCCTGCCGCGGGAGTTCGCCGACTACCTCGCCGAGGCGGTCGAGCAAGGGTGGCAGTTCCTACCCAAGACCGCGCCGCGCATCCTGTTCAGCGTCGGGGGCAACACGCTCCGCCGAGTGCGCGGATATCACAAACTGCGCGAGCATATGCTGCCGAAGCTCGAGCTCTTGGTCACCCTGGATTGGCGCATGAGCAATACCGCGCGCTACAGCGACTACGTGCTGCCGGCGGCCGGCTACTACGAAAAGGACGACATCGCCTGGTCCTCGGGCCTGGCGCCCTTCAGCCACCCGACGGTCGAGGCGGTGCGACCCGTCGGCGATTCGAAGACGGACTGGCAGTTTCACTGCCTGTTATTGAAGAAGATCCAGGAGCGGGCGCGCGCGCGCGGCATTACCACCTACCGCGATCGCCACGGCGAAGAGCGGCGGCTGGACGAATGCTACGAGAATTTCACCTTCCAGCGGCGCTTCACCGAGGACAACCCGCAAGCTCTGCTCCAGGAGATGTTGGAGATCACCACGAATCTGAACGGCATCGGCTGGTCCGAGCTGGCGGAGAAGGGCTTCGAGCGCTTCAGCAGTGTCGGCACCGGGGTGGTGCACATCGGCAACTCGGGGGACATCGAGCCGAACGAAACCATCGTGGCCAACAGCTGGCACGTGCAGCAGAAGCTCCCCTGGCCCACACTCACCCGGCGCCTGCAGTTCTACATCGATCACCCGCTTTATCAGGAGCTGGGCGAGACCCTGCCGGTGCACAAGGACAATCCGCCGATCGGGGGCAACTACCCGCTGCAGTTGACCGGTGGGCACAACCGGTGGTCGATCCATGCGGCCTGGCGCGATCATCGCAAGCTGCTGCAATTGCAGCGCGGCGTACCGGTGATCTACCTGAACAGCGCCGATGCCGAGCAGCGCGGGATCGGCGACGGTGAGGTGGTCCGCGTCTACAACGACGTCGGCGAGGCCGAGTTCCAAGCCGTGGTGTCGCCCGCCCTGCGGCCGCACCAGGTGATCGTGTACCACGCCTGGGAGCCGTTTCAGTTCAAGAACGAGAAATCGTACCAGAAGCTGCTCCCAAGCCCGTTGAACCCGATACAGCTGGCCGGCGGGTATTTCCACCTGCAACCGATGGTGATGATGGGACAGCCCGGATGCAGCGACCGGGGAACCAGGGTGGAGGTGGAAAAGGCCCGCCCGGCATAG
- a CDS encoding metal ABC transporter permease translates to MSDLAAIVRPDFLFRDALLACLLVGIVCPWVGVYFILRRIIFLGVALPQISSAGIALAFLLHNLGWHFLPHDLEERWMALAGSLSLTLLTILGLALLERRPGNSEGRIGAVFVVAGALGILFVAADPLGETRLLALLKGDILLISYETLVVVAIAYGALGLALAAFHRELLLVSYDPEIATTLGRRVALWQAVLFAIVGIAISIGVMTVGPMVVFGLLLLPPLAACRTVRGFLPLCAVSSLLGALSAFAGFYLSYRFDLPLGPTVVVTAAGWLVIGALGQALRRIASVAS, encoded by the coding sequence ATGAGTGATCTCGCCGCCATCGTGCGCCCGGATTTCCTGTTCCGCGATGCACTGCTGGCATGTTTGCTGGTCGGCATCGTCTGCCCCTGGGTCGGGGTGTACTTCATCCTGCGCCGGATCATCTTTCTCGGTGTCGCTCTGCCGCAGATTTCCTCGGCCGGCATCGCCCTGGCTTTCCTGTTGCACAATCTCGGCTGGCATTTCCTGCCGCACGACCTCGAGGAGCGCTGGATGGCGCTTGCCGGTTCGCTCTCACTCACCCTGCTCACCATCCTCGGCCTGGCGTTGCTCGAACGGCGGCCGGGCAACTCCGAAGGGCGCATCGGTGCTGTCTTTGTGGTCGCCGGCGCCCTCGGCATTCTCTTCGTTGCCGCCGACCCGCTTGGTGAAACGCGGCTCCTGGCGCTGCTGAAAGGGGACATCCTGTTGATCAGCTACGAGACGCTCGTCGTCGTCGCCATTGCCTACGGCGCACTCGGCTTGGCCCTCGCGGCATTCCACCGCGAGCTTCTACTGGTGTCTTACGACCCGGAAATTGCGACAACCCTCGGCCGTCGGGTGGCCCTCTGGCAAGCGGTCTTGTTCGCCATCGTCGGGATCGCCATCTCAATCGGGGTGATGACCGTCGGGCCGATGGTCGTCTTCGGTCTACTGCTGCTGCCGCCGCTAGCGGCCTGCCGCACCGTGCGGGGTTTCCTGCCGCTCTGTGCCGTCTCCTCTTTGTTGGGAGCGCTCAGCGCCTTCGCCGGCTTTTACCTGTCCTACCGTTTCGACTTGCCGCTCGGCCCGACGGTGGTTGTCACCGCGGCGGGCTGGCTCGTCATCGGCGCGCTGGGCCAGGCGCTGCGGCGGATTGCCAGTGTTGCTTCATGA
- a CDS encoding metal ABC transporter ATP-binding protein, giving the protein MTDAGSAQVGHALAPAAVSLAGVAVGYAGKVVLREVSLAVHEGECLALLGPNGSGKTTLFKTVLGILPPLAGTVGCRADPPVRFGYVPQRERLDPIFPVTVREVVRMGAYRRLRPFKRLAEASARAVAQALTSVGAQDWESRLFNELSGGERQRVLIARALVSRPNVLLLDEPTTGVDLATEIAVIDLVKEFLRTGMAIVMVSHNLRTVEQVANRVIWVHRGELRSGSPEEMLTPEHIRTMLVPEVADHE; this is encoded by the coding sequence ATGACTGACGCCGGCAGTGCGCAGGTCGGGCACGCCTTGGCACCGGCGGCGGTGTCGCTCGCGGGTGTGGCTGTTGGTTACGCCGGCAAGGTGGTCTTGCGTGAGGTCTCCCTAGCCGTGCACGAAGGCGAGTGTTTGGCCCTGCTCGGGCCCAATGGCAGCGGCAAGACCACCCTGTTCAAGACCGTGCTCGGCATCCTGCCGCCGCTCGCGGGCACGGTAGGTTGCCGCGCCGATCCCCCGGTGCGATTTGGCTACGTGCCGCAGCGAGAACGCCTCGATCCGATCTTTCCGGTGACGGTGCGGGAAGTCGTGCGCATGGGCGCGTATCGCCGCTTGCGGCCGTTCAAGCGGCTTGCGGAAGCATCGGCTCGCGCCGTGGCGCAGGCGCTCACCTCGGTCGGTGCCCAGGATTGGGAGAGCCGTCTCTTCAACGAGCTTTCGGGAGGCGAGCGCCAGCGAGTCCTGATTGCGCGCGCACTGGTCTCCCGGCCAAACGTGTTGCTTCTCGACGAGCCGACAACCGGAGTCGATCTCGCAACCGAGATTGCGGTGATCGACTTGGTGAAAGAGTTCTTGCGCACGGGCATGGCCATCGTGATGGTCAGCCACAACCTGCGCACGGTCGAGCAAGTGGCAAACCGCGTGATCTGGGTGCACCGGGGCGAGCTGCGCAGCGGATCACCGGAAGAAATGCTTACACCGGAACACATCCGCACGATGTTGGTTCCCGAGGTCGCGGACCATGAGTGA
- a CDS encoding zinc ABC transporter substrate-binding protein: MIAFVRGAGSLAALGFISLFVVGCALVSRAQAQPIKVYATLPDLGSLALAVGGDEITLTVAAKGPEDAHFVEAKPSLIKALSEADLYVQAGLELEIGYAPLLLQGARNAKVLPGNPGFIDASTVIAPLEVPPAPIDRSQGDVHPFGNPHYLLDPLNGLRVAALIRDRLSALQPGRRDQYARRYDDCRQRLAAALAGERLAGEYDAEQLAVLHEHGKLMDFLSQQGDSAALAGWLGAMAPYYGTKFVDEHNLWPYLARRFGLVVAAHLEPKPGIPPALKHLENVIALVQSEHIKLVVTAPYYDPKHASLVARASGAQVVHLAHQTGSVAAAADYLSMVDYNVRTLAAALAAGR; this comes from the coding sequence ATGATTGCTTTTGTGCGGGGCGCGGGCAGCTTGGCCGCGCTGGGTTTCATCTCTCTCTTCGTAGTCGGATGCGCGCTAGTATCTCGCGCCCAGGCGCAGCCGATCAAGGTTTACGCCACGCTGCCGGACCTCGGCAGCCTCGCGCTGGCTGTGGGCGGCGACGAGATCACCCTCACGGTTGCCGCCAAGGGGCCGGAGGATGCACACTTCGTTGAAGCCAAGCCGAGTCTGATCAAGGCGCTGAGCGAAGCCGATCTCTATGTGCAGGCTGGGTTGGAACTGGAAATCGGCTACGCGCCGCTGCTCTTGCAGGGAGCGCGCAATGCCAAAGTCCTGCCCGGGAACCCGGGTTTTATCGACGCCTCGACGGTGATCGCTCCGCTCGAGGTTCCGCCGGCGCCGATTGATCGCTCGCAGGGGGATGTCCACCCGTTCGGCAACCCGCACTACCTGCTCGATCCGCTCAACGGGCTGAGAGTTGCTGCGCTCATCCGCGATCGCCTGAGTGCGCTTCAACCCGGCCGGCGCGACCAGTACGCGCGCCGGTACGATGATTGCCGCCAGCGCTTGGCCGCGGCACTCGCCGGCGAGCGGCTGGCCGGCGAGTATGACGCCGAGCAGCTGGCGGTCTTGCACGAGCACGGCAAGTTGATGGACTTCCTATCGCAGCAGGGCGATAGCGCTGCGCTCGCAGGGTGGCTTGGAGCGATGGCGCCCTATTACGGCACCAAGTTTGTCGATGAACACAATTTGTGGCCGTATCTGGCTCGCCGATTTGGCCTCGTCGTCGCCGCCCATCTGGAGCCGAAACCCGGCATCCCACCGGCGCTGAAGCACCTCGAAAATGTCATCGCGCTGGTTCAAAGTGAGCACATCAAGCTCGTAGTCACGGCACCTTACTACGACCCGAAGCACGCCTCGCTGGTGGCACGCGCGAGCGGTGCTCAGGTGGTTCACCTGGCGCATCAGACGGGCAGCGTGGCGGCCGCGGCCGACTACCTTTCGATGGTCGACTACAATGTGCGAACCTTGGCGGCAGCTCTGGCGGCGGGCAGATGA